A window of the Leucothrix mucor DSM 2157 genome harbors these coding sequences:
- a CDS encoding carbohydrate ABC transporter permease: protein MSTPRALRQPISLRLFSGGFLAIWCVVAAFPIFWIGVMSFKVPVDAFASNPLSVIYGPETLAAGKGLSIPDIVMGLLVIFLTMRLASKWLPGQVRRYAPWNQSWLGWIIGSLVLALGFVLVFFGVLPSLMSAINGALGSLGDPVLGLTTEHYRAVWVDNEFYRNFVNSLLVTAGVVLLSLTVGTLAGYGLARSGSNLAFWLLIIALIFRALPHSVLVAGFLPVFISSSEWLAPIFGDAAPTLYGQPWAVIAVLVAINQPFTIWMLRSFFQSIPNELDEAARVDGCTHFQAFRRVIMPVMWPGVITTGLFSFLLAYNDFLVTSLLLDAQNQTMVPAIAGYFNRETTTTDQVEAVAAAVSIIAPLFLLVMVFQKQIVSGLTAGAVKG from the coding sequence ATGAGTACACCTAGAGCCTTACGTCAACCGATATCCCTGCGGTTGTTCTCCGGTGGCTTCTTAGCCATCTGGTGTGTGGTTGCAGCATTCCCGATCTTCTGGATCGGTGTGATGAGCTTTAAAGTACCGGTTGATGCCTTTGCCTCAAACCCACTTTCAGTGATCTACGGGCCGGAAACCTTGGCGGCTGGCAAAGGCTTATCCATTCCGGATATTGTGATGGGTCTGCTGGTTATTTTTCTGACCATGCGGCTTGCTTCTAAATGGCTACCGGGTCAGGTACGTCGCTATGCGCCCTGGAATCAGAGCTGGCTGGGTTGGATTATTGGCTCACTGGTACTGGCATTGGGCTTTGTGTTGGTCTTCTTCGGAGTCTTGCCATCGCTGATGAGTGCGATTAATGGAGCGCTTGGCTCACTTGGCGATCCGGTACTGGGGCTAACGACAGAGCACTACCGTGCGGTATGGGTTGATAATGAGTTCTATCGCAACTTCGTTAACTCGTTGCTGGTTACGGCAGGCGTGGTGCTGTTGTCGCTCACGGTGGGTACTTTGGCAGGTTATGGCTTGGCTCGCTCCGGCTCTAATCTGGCATTCTGGTTATTGATCATTGCCTTGATTTTCCGTGCCTTACCGCACTCCGTTTTAGTGGCGGGTTTTTTACCGGTATTTATCAGCTCTTCTGAGTGGCTGGCACCGATTTTTGGCGATGCAGCCCCAACACTTTATGGTCAGCCCTGGGCGGTAATTGCGGTATTGGTTGCGATCAATCAACCATTCACCATCTGGATGCTGCGCAGCTTTTTCCAAAGTATTCCGAATGAGTTGGATGAGGCCGCACGGGTTGATGGCTGTACCCATTTCCAAGCTTTCCGACGCGTCATTATGCCGGTGATGTGGCCGGGTGTAATTACCACCGGTTTATTTAGTTTCCTCTTGGCATATAACGATTTCTTGGTGACATCTTTACTACTGGATGCGCAGAACCAAACTATGGTGCCGGCCATTGCAGGCTACTTTAATCGCGAAACCACGACGACCGATCAGGTTGAAGCGGTTGCTGCAGCAGTCTCCATTATCGCGCCATTGTTCTTACTCGTGATGGTGTTCCAAAAGCAGATCGTGAGTGGGTTAACAGCGGGCGCGGTAAAGGGTTAA
- a CDS encoding ester cyclase, with product MKGSRPEQAVLSKDTDLSKTDETRAVIEGMVDGLNDHRITDIGEFFTEGFRWMGNTGCGTKNGLQEFQDNWQKPFQAAFSDKVCVDEARLYMGEWAAAFGRQEATHSGEFMGIVATGKRVEIRYMDFWKVVDKKIVDNWVMVDFPHVMAQLGKDCFEGEGWEAFDRGEKTPPTV from the coding sequence ATGAAAGGTAGCAGACCAGAGCAGGCCGTTTTAAGCAAAGATACCGACCTGTCTAAAACCGATGAAACGCGTGCCGTGATTGAGGGCATGGTCGATGGTTTAAACGACCATCGTATTACTGATATCGGTGAGTTTTTTACCGAAGGTTTCCGTTGGATGGGCAATACCGGTTGCGGCACTAAAAACGGTTTACAGGAGTTTCAGGATAACTGGCAGAAGCCGTTTCAGGCAGCCTTCTCCGATAAGGTGTGTGTGGATGAAGCACGCTTGTATATGGGGGAGTGGGCAGCAGCATTCGGACGTCAGGAAGCCACCCACTCCGGTGAGTTTATGGGCATTGTCGCCACGGGTAAGCGCGTTGAAATCCGTTATATGGATTTCTGGAAAGTGGTGGATAAAAAGATTGTTGATAACTGGGTGATGGTGGATTTTCCCCATGTTATGGCGCAGTTAGGCAAAGACTGCTTCGAAGGCGAAGGCTGGGAAGCATTTGATCGGGGTGAAAAGACCCCGCCAACAGTTTAG